The following are encoded in a window of Streptococcus pasteurianus genomic DNA:
- a CDS encoding ABC transporter ATP-binding protein, producing the protein MKNNANQWRVFKRLMSYLKPYKFLTAVALALLLLTTVVRSVIPLIASYFIDHFLTDMNQTAMLILVGYYLMYVLQTIIQYLGNFYFAHVSYSVVREIRRDAFANMEKLGMAYFDQTPAGSIVSRLTNDTEAVSDMFSGILSSFISAIFIFTVTLLTMLRLNAVLTGWVAIFLPFIFILVNLYRKKSVAVIEKTRALLSDINSKLSESIEGIRIIQSFSQEDRLKDEFEAINEEHVLYANRSMALDSLFLRPAMSLLKLLAYAILMAYFGFRGMEIGISAGLMYAFIQYVNRLFDPLIEVTQNFSTLQTSMVSAGRVFDLIDERQYEPEQKNGEATVQAGNIEFKNVSFSYDGERQILDNISFKVNQGETIAFVGSTGSGKSSIINVFMRFYEFQSGEVLLDGVDIREYPKEELRRNIGLVLQDPFLYHGTIKSNIKMYQDISDEAVQAAAAFVDADQFIQKLPEKYETKVTERGSSFSTGQRQLLAFARTVASQPKILILDEATANIDSETETIVQESLKKMRQGRTTIAIAHRLSTIQDANCIYVLDKGKIIESGSHDELLSQKGTYYRMYQLQAGMMEN; encoded by the coding sequence ATGAAGAATAATGCAAATCAATGGCGGGTTTTTAAGCGTCTCATGAGCTATCTCAAGCCATATAAATTTTTGACAGCCGTGGCTTTAGCTTTGCTATTGTTGACGACGGTGGTAAGAAGTGTCATTCCTTTGATTGCTTCTTACTTTATCGACCATTTTTTGACTGATATGAATCAGACAGCCATGTTGATTTTGGTTGGTTATTATCTCATGTATGTCTTGCAGACGATTATCCAATATTTAGGGAATTTCTATTTTGCGCATGTGTCATACAGCGTTGTCAGAGAGATTCGTCGAGATGCTTTTGCCAATATGGAAAAATTGGGAATGGCTTATTTTGACCAGACGCCAGCAGGTTCGATTGTGTCGCGTTTGACCAATGATACGGAAGCTGTCAGTGATATGTTTTCAGGGATTTTGTCTAGTTTTATTTCAGCGATTTTCATTTTCACGGTAACGTTATTGACCATGTTAAGATTGAACGCTGTTTTGACGGGCTGGGTTGCCATTTTTCTCCCCTTTATTTTTATTTTGGTTAATCTTTATCGTAAGAAGTCGGTTGCAGTCATTGAAAAAACACGTGCTTTGTTGTCGGATATTAACAGTAAACTTTCTGAGAGTATTGAAGGGATACGTATCATTCAATCTTTTAGTCAAGAGGACCGTTTGAAAGACGAATTTGAAGCGATTAATGAGGAGCATGTGCTCTATGCCAATCGTTCCATGGCGTTAGATAGTCTTTTTCTTCGTCCAGCTATGTCGCTGTTAAAACTCCTTGCTTATGCTATTTTAATGGCTTATTTTGGTTTTCGTGGCATGGAAATTGGGATTTCAGCAGGGTTAATGTACGCTTTCATTCAGTATGTTAATCGATTATTTGACCCTTTGATTGAAGTGACGCAGAATTTTTCAACGCTACAAACGTCAATGGTTTCAGCTGGTCGTGTGTTTGATTTGATTGATGAACGGCAGTACGAACCTGAACAGAAAAATGGCGAAGCAACCGTGCAAGCTGGGAATATTGAATTTAAAAATGTCAGCTTTTCTTATGACGGTGAACGCCAAATTTTAGATAATATCTCATTTAAGGTAAATCAAGGCGAAACGATTGCCTTTGTTGGCTCGACAGGTTCTGGCAAATCATCGATTATCAATGTTTTCATGCGCTTTTATGAATTTCAGTCTGGAGAAGTTTTGCTTGACGGCGTTGATATTCGTGAGTATCCTAAAGAAGAGTTGCGCCGTAATATCGGTCTCGTTTTGCAAGATCCTTTCTTATATCATGGTACAATTAAGTCCAATATCAAGATGTATCAGGATATTTCAGACGAAGCTGTTCAAGCCGCTGCGGCATTTGTAGATGCTGACCAATTCATTCAAAAATTACCTGAAAAATACGAGACAAAAGTCACCGAACGTGGTTCGAGTTTTTCAACAGGGCAACGTCAATTATTAGCTTTTGCAAGAACCGTGGCTAGTCAGCCTAAAATCCTTATCCTTGATGAAGCGACAGCCAATATTGATTCTGAAACCGAAACCATTGTTCAAGAATCATTGAAAAAAATGCGCCAAGGTCGGACAACGATTGCTATTGCACACCGTTTATCAACGATTCAAGATGCTAATTGCATTTACGTGCTGGACAAAGGCAAGATTATCGAATCTGGCAGCCACGACGAACTCCTTAGCCAAAAAGGCACTTACTATCGCATGTATCAATTACAAGCAGGCATGATGGAAAACTAA
- a CDS encoding ABC transporter ATP-binding protein — MITVENLSKTIKGKPILQDISFEVAAGDCVALIGPNGAGKTTLMSCLLGDLKISKGKIVINALAPKSQQLKEIVAVLPQENRLPQKLRVSELIDFFKSIAKTPLADQEIDKILQFSEEQKAQLTEKLSGGQKRLLAFVLCLISQPKILFLDEPTAAMDTSTRQHFWQIIQSLKAKGVTIFYSSHYIEEVEHTAERILVLHHGKLLRDTTPFAMREAEHEKQLTLPKNFLPIVEKLPHIDNIELKNDTVTFMTKEIDSVWQKLQEQGCQIADIEIQNKTLLNTLFDQTQEDEK; from the coding sequence ATGATAACAGTTGAGAATTTATCTAAAACAATTAAAGGAAAGCCGATTTTGCAAGACATTTCCTTTGAAGTAGCTGCTGGAGATTGTGTGGCATTGATTGGTCCTAATGGTGCTGGTAAAACAACCTTGATGTCATGCTTGTTAGGTGATTTGAAAATCAGCAAAGGAAAGATAGTCATCAATGCTTTAGCACCGAAAAGTCAGCAATTAAAAGAAATCGTCGCCGTGTTACCACAGGAAAATCGTTTGCCGCAAAAGTTAAGAGTGTCTGAACTCATTGACTTTTTCAAGTCCATTGCCAAGACACCTTTAGCTGACCAAGAAATTGATAAGATTTTGCAATTTAGTGAGGAACAAAAAGCCCAATTGACAGAGAAATTGTCTGGTGGACAAAAACGCTTATTAGCATTTGTCTTATGCCTTATTAGCCAACCTAAAATTCTTTTCTTAGACGAACCAACGGCAGCAATGGATACCTCAACACGTCAGCATTTTTGGCAGATTATCCAAAGTCTGAAAGCAAAGGGCGTAACGATTTTTTATTCGAGCCATTATATTGAAGAAGTGGAACATACGGCAGAACGCATTTTGGTCTTGCATCATGGAAAATTGCTGCGTGATACGACACCGTTTGCCATGCGAGAAGCTGAACATGAAAAACAGTTGACTTTACCAAAAAACTTTTTGCCGATAGTGGAAAAATTACCACACATTGATAATATTGAGCTGAAAAACGACACGGTGACATTCATGACTAAAGAGATTGATAGTGTCTGGCAGAAATTGCAAGAGCAAGGTTGTCAGATTGCCGATATTGAAATTCAAAATAAAACGTTATTAAACACATTGTTTGACCAAACACAGGAGGATGAAAAATGA
- a CDS encoding ABC transporter permease, protein MIALLKIEWIKTWRFWMTFVLSIGMPVFFFLFFSGMELSSNSEEQKVLVTAYMLTMTAFSMSSFGFFSFPAMLVEDKTSYWLTYIEHSSIPVWQYYLVKVIRVLFCFLLSIVATFLVGAIFRGVSMPLSRWFGAGALLLVSSFLFLAFGLLISQIKSQQLMTIVGDISFIGLAIIGGSWMPIENFPDWMQKISKVTPVYHVNQLVTQFAQKGQVNGKSLIIILGYVIMIAALALMIKNKTEVK, encoded by the coding sequence ATGATTGCTTTATTGAAAATTGAATGGATTAAAACATGGCGTTTTTGGATGACCTTTGTTTTGTCGATTGGTATGCCTGTTTTCTTTTTCTTGTTTTTCTCAGGTATGGAACTGTCGTCGAATTCTGAAGAACAAAAAGTGCTTGTGACAGCTTACATGCTGACAATGACAGCTTTTTCTATGTCAAGTTTTGGATTTTTCTCATTTCCAGCTATGCTTGTTGAGGATAAAACAAGCTATTGGTTGACTTACATTGAGCATTCTTCTATCCCTGTTTGGCAGTATTATTTGGTAAAAGTGATTCGTGTCTTGTTTTGTTTCTTACTTTCTATCGTGGCGACCTTTTTAGTTGGAGCTATTTTCCGCGGGGTGAGCATGCCACTTAGTCGTTGGTTTGGAGCAGGTGCTTTGTTGTTGGTATCAAGTTTCCTTTTCTTAGCATTTGGGCTATTGATTTCACAAATTAAATCACAACAATTAATGACGATTGTCGGAGATATTTCTTTTATTGGTTTAGCCATTATCGGTGGTTCATGGATGCCGATTGAGAATTTCCCAGACTGGATGCAAAAGATTTCTAAAGTAACACCAGTTTATCATGTGAATCAATTGGTGACACAGTTTGCTCAAAAGGGGCAGGTAAACGGCAAGTCCTTGATTATCATACTCGGCTATGTCATAATGATAGCAGCATTAGCGCTTATGATTAAGAATAAAACTGAGGTTAAATGA
- a CDS encoding sensor histidine kinase, which yields MMLKRIRGIHPLFYMPLAFLAFPVLGAFFFDYPTWTLGITFLFLLSYLFLTHFEENILTNLCWIFMLLYVVYMTIYVDGGMMWFTFYFNSLLVFRFQDNYTSFRFLAYDLAMLFMIISGVSLADDLSSQVMIFLVPVVNYGILVYWMDDRKNEIQRKAIMEKNRTINLLLAENERNRIGRDLHDTLGHVFAAMTLKTELALKQLEKEKYDLVKKELEELSQTSRSSMHDVRNIINNLKFRTVSEEIEHLNEFFAMTDIDYQLQNDLNVEAMAPLMQSSIGMILRELSNNVIKHSQAQTCRIHLFENQEKLVMTITDDGVGFDDLTGNELKSIRDRLLLVKGDVEILSQAKPTMIQVSISSKEN from the coding sequence ATGATGTTGAAAAGAATTAGGGGCATTCATCCGTTATTTTATATGCCATTAGCATTTCTAGCATTCCCCGTTTTAGGGGCATTCTTTTTTGATTACCCAACTTGGACACTTGGGATAACTTTTCTGTTTTTACTAAGCTATTTATTTCTCACACATTTTGAAGAAAATATCCTAACAAACCTTTGCTGGATTTTTATGCTACTTTATGTTGTTTATATGACAATTTATGTAGATGGTGGCATGATGTGGTTTACCTTTTATTTTAATAGTTTGCTAGTTTTTCGATTTCAAGATAATTACACTTCCTTTCGATTTCTCGCCTATGATTTAGCAATGCTGTTTATGATTATTTCTGGTGTCAGTTTGGCAGATGACTTATCGTCACAAGTAATGATTTTTTTGGTTCCTGTTGTTAATTATGGCATTTTAGTTTATTGGATGGATGATCGAAAAAATGAAATTCAACGAAAAGCAATCATGGAAAAGAATCGCACCATTAATCTTTTATTGGCTGAAAATGAGCGAAACCGTATTGGGCGTGATTTGCATGATACTTTGGGGCACGTTTTTGCGGCAATGACCTTAAAAACAGAATTAGCACTCAAGCAATTAGAAAAAGAAAAATATGACCTTGTCAAAAAAGAGTTGGAAGAATTGAGTCAAACCAGTCGTTCTTCCATGCATGATGTCAGAAACATTATCAATAATCTCAAATTCAGAACGGTGAGCGAAGAAATTGAGCATTTGAATGAGTTTTTTGCCATGACAGATATTGATTATCAGCTGCAAAATGATTTGAATGTGGAAGCCATGGCACCCTTGATGCAGTCGAGTATCGGTATGATTTTGCGTGAATTAAGCAATAACGTCATCAAGCACAGCCAAGCGCAAACTTGCCGTATTCACCTTTTTGAAAACCAAGAAAAATTAGTGATGACAATTACAGATGATGGAGTTGGTTTTGACGACTTAACAGGAAATGAATTAAAATCCATTCGTGACCGTTTGCTGTTGGTCAAGGGAGATGTGGAGATTTTATCCCAAGCTAAACCAACCATGATTCAAGTTAGTATCAGTTCAAAGGAGAATTAA
- a CDS encoding response regulator transcription factor: MKLLVAEDQSMLRDALCQLLLMEDDVDEILQAGDGAQAIGILQVENVDVAILDVEMPKKSGLDVLEWIRKHKEMKVIIVTTFKRVGYFERAVKAGVDAYVLKDRSTSELMTTIHTVLAGKKEYSPELMETMMTQDNPLSQQEKRILQLISLGKTNQEIADTLYLSNGTVRNYISSILNKLSANNRVEAARIAEEHGWV; this comes from the coding sequence ATGAAATTGTTAGTTGCCGAGGACCAATCCATGTTGCGAGACGCGCTGTGCCAATTGCTTCTTATGGAAGATGATGTCGATGAGATTTTGCAAGCAGGAGATGGCGCGCAAGCTATTGGCATATTGCAAGTGGAAAATGTTGATGTGGCTATCCTTGATGTGGAAATGCCGAAAAAATCTGGTCTGGATGTTTTGGAATGGATTCGAAAACACAAGGAAATGAAAGTGATTATTGTGACCACGTTTAAGCGCGTGGGCTATTTTGAACGAGCCGTTAAGGCAGGTGTTGACGCTTATGTCCTAAAAGATCGCTCAACATCAGAACTCATGACGACCATTCACACGGTGCTTGCAGGGAAAAAGGAATACTCACCAGAGCTCATGGAAACCATGATGACCCAAGATAACCCACTTAGCCAACAAGAAAAACGCATATTACAATTAATATCACTTGGCAAAACAAACCAAGAAATCGCTGATACCCTTTACCTCTCAAACGGAACTGTCCGAAATTACATCTCATCTATCCTTAACAAATTATCCGCCAACAACCGCGTAGAAGCCGCAAGAATCGCCGAAGAACACGGATGGGTGTAA
- a CDS encoding zinc-binding dehydrogenase, whose translation MRGAGGVGFFAVQIAKSIGAHVTVLGSKTVTEQIKNYGADEVFDYHKTSLEDLGKFDLIFDSVGTNHNILRKHLTPNGRLLTIAFQPLELVKLIFSVRFGKHRIRLVIAFPNRENLTHLARLVDNGDIVTNIDSVYPIDEIVKAHKRAEQRGILGKIVVDIAGQGNLKSNKK comes from the coding sequence ATAAGGGGAGCAGGCGGTGTTGGTTTTTTTGCTGTGCAAATTGCAAAATCTATAGGAGCTCATGTTACTGTACTGGGTTCAAAAACAGTAACAGAACAAATAAAAAACTATGGTGCAGATGAAGTGTTTGATTATCATAAAACTTCTTTAGAAGATTTAGGGAAATTTGATTTGATTTTTGATTCTGTGGGAACAAACCATAATATACTAAGAAAACATCTTACCCCAAATGGACGTTTACTTACAATCGCTTTTCAACCTCTTGAATTAGTAAAACTTATTTTTTCTGTACGTTTTGGGAAACATAGAATTCGTTTAGTTATCGCTTTTCCTAATCGTGAAAATCTTACACATCTTGCACGATTAGTAGATAACGGAGATATTGTTACCAACATTGATTCTGTTTATCCGATTGACGAAATTGTCAAGGCACATAAACGGGCTGAACAACGTGGTATATTAGGAAAAATTGTAGTAGATATAGCAGGACAAGGGAATTTGAAATCTAACAAAAAATAG
- a CDS encoding GntR family transcriptional regulator produces the protein MEIIISNNANKPIYEQITFQIKAMIMSEELKAGDNLPSMRALAKSLHVSVITVQKAYEDLQRDGFIETTIGRGSFVSAQNKEFYQEEQQRIAEEHLQIAAEIGRTNNISLSKLQELLTLFYTEDE, from the coding sequence ATGGAAATTATTATCAGTAATAATGCTAACAAGCCCATATATGAACAGATAACATTCCAAATTAAAGCAATGATTATGAGTGAAGAACTGAAAGCAGGGGATAATCTTCCTTCCATGAGAGCTTTGGCAAAATCACTTCATGTGAGTGTTATCACAGTGCAAAAGGCTTATGAAGACTTACAGCGTGACGGTTTTATTGAAACCACAATAGGAAGGGGAAGTTTTGTATCTGCTCAAAATAAAGAATTTTATCAAGAAGAGCAGCAACGTATTGCAGAAGAACATTTACAAATTGCCGCAGAAATAGGGCGTACAAACAACATTTCACTTTCTAAACTACAAGAACTACTTACACTTTTTTATACGGAGGACGAATAA
- a CDS encoding ABC transporter ATP-binding protein yields MDYALKLQKVCKQYNGSDFALDKVTFALPVGTVMGFVGENGAGKTTTIGCILNTLKKDKGSIEIFGKEMQDDDTHIREKIGVVYDGDNFPDYLSAKQLSNIMAGIYKQWDMALFNEYLEKFSLKSNQKISKYSKGMTMKLAIAVALSHHPDLLILDEATSGLDPVMREEMLDIFLDFVENEKHSILLSSHITSDLERIADYITFIHKGKIILTETKDNLIYRYAILRCSDKNFSSLDKEDIVAYRRRDYQIDVLVSDIEEARRKYPKIIIDHTTIDEIMLLLVKGGK; encoded by the coding sequence ATGGATTATGCTTTAAAATTACAAAAAGTATGTAAGCAATATAATGGTTCAGACTTTGCTTTAGATAAAGTTACATTTGCCTTACCAGTTGGTACAGTTATGGGCTTTGTAGGGGAAAACGGTGCGGGGAAAACAACAACAATCGGCTGCATTCTGAATACGCTCAAAAAAGATAAGGGGTCGATAGAGATTTTCGGAAAAGAAATGCAAGATGATGATACACATATACGGGAAAAAATAGGTGTCGTGTATGATGGCGATAATTTTCCTGATTATCTGTCAGCAAAACAACTCTCAAATATTATGGCAGGTATTTATAAACAATGGGATATGGCCTTGTTTAATGAATATTTAGAAAAATTCTCTTTAAAAAGTAACCAAAAAATTTCAAAATATTCTAAGGGTATGACAATGAAACTGGCAATTGCTGTTGCATTATCCCACCACCCCGACTTGCTTATTCTTGACGAAGCAACGAGTGGATTAGACCCTGTAATGCGTGAAGAAATGCTAGACATTTTTTTGGACTTTGTAGAAAATGAAAAGCATTCAATACTTTTATCTTCTCACATTACCAGCGACTTAGAACGAATAGCTGATTATATTACTTTTATCCACAAGGGCAAGATTATTCTAACAGAGACAAAAGATAATCTGATTTATCGTTATGCAATTTTAAGATGTTCTGACAAGAATTTTTCATCTTTGGATAAGGAAGATATAGTGGCTTACCGTAGAAGAGATTATCAGATAGATGTTTTAGTTTCTGATATTGAAGAGGCCAGAAGAAAATATCCTAAAATTATTATTGACCATACAACGATTGATGAAATCATGTTGCTATTAGTAAAGGGGGGAAAGTGA
- a CDS encoding ABC-2 transporter permease: MKGLLKNNFMGLTENIKVLFPLLIILGSIVSVTGDASLLSIYSLSVTPILSILAVLCLRKETLSKWYKYKISLPVKRNKIVQSYYISHLSWCIGGMAIVTVFMLLTVIIHGNQYFYYGFRDAITLILGGGILALFVGSIFYPLYYFLGVEKIEITAIISLVISVAIIVGISLLINIWLHGDVSDTTYYISLIVILIITCLSFVCSYLLSAFLYKKKEF; this comes from the coding sequence ATGAAAGGACTTTTAAAAAATAATTTTATGGGATTAACGGAAAATATAAAAGTTTTATTTCCGCTTTTGATTATCTTAGGTAGTATTGTTTCAGTTACAGGTGATGCTTCTTTGTTAAGTATTTATTCTCTATCTGTTACCCCGATACTGTCAATATTAGCCGTGTTATGTTTAAGGAAAGAAACTTTATCGAAATGGTATAAATACAAGATTTCATTGCCAGTAAAACGGAATAAGATTGTTCAAAGTTACTATATTAGTCATTTGTCTTGGTGTATAGGAGGTATGGCAATCGTAACAGTCTTTATGCTTCTTACTGTTATTATTCACGGCAATCAATATTTTTATTATGGCTTTCGAGATGCGATTACACTTATTTTGGGCGGTGGTATTTTAGCACTTTTTGTCGGATCTATTTTTTATCCACTTTATTATTTTTTAGGCGTGGAAAAAATTGAAATTACAGCAATCATAAGTTTGGTTATTTCCGTTGCTATTATCGTTGGAATAAGCCTGCTCATAAATATATGGCTTCATGGAGATGTATCTGATACAACGTACTATATAAGTTTAATAGTGATTTTAATTATTACCTGTCTTAGTTTTGTATGTTCCTATTTATTATCAGCATTTCTTTATAAGAAAAAAGAGTTTTAG
- a CDS encoding DUF998 domain-containing protein has protein sequence MNKERLHIVLNKDIIDQLNLASGQELEAELYADKLVLQREEEPERRTLSSWVLIIATVLLSVIFFAISSMQNRNQILLVGDYSIITFLIGFGGVLGMAIFTITFILNRHLFLGGLKARVFWRMLPVIILSFTVILLLALLGFGWLLEQIFTGASFDKLTATLILGVSIYAVSALWGQIAEQIRASWLTTVFTVIMISGVFISMATNSSLQWWHFNLSFLGTKEAKDSWQFNLTLILSALILVALVDYLFVALGEKYGRNWKLRLMRVMLTVLGVDLGAVGYFPNNASSHLLHTRVAGYLVFIIIALIISVKWLLPNVTRDFLVMSYVIGGMLVGLQVAFEVVHYLSLTAFEMSAFLLAFTWLIRLINHLERLLVPEKKIMTVTLESF, from the coding sequence ATGAATAAAGAAAGATTACATATTGTTTTAAACAAAGACATTATTGACCAGTTGAATCTTGCTAGTGGACAGGAGCTGGAAGCCGAGTTATACGCTGATAAATTAGTGTTGCAAAGGGAAGAAGAGCCTGAACGGCGTACCCTTTCGAGTTGGGTATTAATTATTGCGACTGTTTTGCTGAGCGTGATCTTTTTTGCCATTAGTTCTATGCAAAATAGGAACCAGATTTTATTGGTTGGCGATTACTCAATTATCACCTTTTTGATTGGCTTTGGTGGGGTGCTTGGAATGGCGATTTTCACCATTACCTTCATTCTCAACCGTCATCTGTTTCTGGGTGGGCTGAAAGCGCGTGTTTTCTGGCGCATGCTTCCTGTCATTATCCTGTCCTTTACGGTTATTTTGTTGCTAGCTTTACTAGGCTTTGGCTGGCTGCTGGAGCAAATTTTTACAGGAGCGTCTTTTGATAAACTAACAGCTACCTTGATTTTAGGTGTTTCGATTTATGCTGTAAGTGCGCTTTGGGGGCAAATAGCAGAGCAGATTAGAGCGAGTTGGTTGACGACAGTATTTACGGTTATTATGATTAGTGGTGTCTTTATCTCCATGGCAACCAATAGCTCATTGCAATGGTGGCACTTTAATCTTAGCTTTTTAGGAACAAAAGAAGCTAAAGACAGTTGGCAATTCAATTTGACCTTAATATTGTCGGCGCTGATTTTAGTTGCCTTAGTTGATTACCTATTTGTTGCTCTCGGTGAAAAATATGGCAGAAATTGGAAATTACGACTGATGCGCGTGATGCTAACTGTGCTAGGGGTTGATTTGGGTGCTGTTGGCTATTTTCCAAATAATGCCAGCTCACATCTTTTGCATACTCGTGTGGCTGGTTACTTGGTTTTTATTATCATTGCCTTGATTATCAGTGTCAAATGGCTTTTGCCAAATGTGACCCGAGATTTTCTGGTAATGTCTTATGTGATTGGCGGCATGTTGGTTGGGCTACAAGTAGCTTTTGAAGTTGTTCATTATTTGTCCTTAACAGCATTTGAAATGAGTGCTTTCTTGTTAGCATTTACGTGGTTGATTAGGCTCATCAATCATTTAGAACGCCTACTTGTCCCAGAAAAGAAAATCATGACTGTTACGCTTGAATCATTTTAA